The Manihot esculenta cultivar AM560-2 chromosome 1, M.esculenta_v8, whole genome shotgun sequence genome has a window encoding:
- the LOC110612857 gene encoding ATP-dependent RNA helicase DEAH13 isoform X2: protein MQRDKMEVHMENSCLEGDSNVLVLPAKKRSKRKSMNQKNEAVERKNNPKLSKSQERKLMKLEEKEKAFLLAHSIETLEKYKIPEDAFSLLRSSRNISRVETVKEKRRMAVQFSKAGLEVSHSDQFFKTCFDGASYETEDESKSISEHRNDHVQPMVTETEVDASHSLVISQELGSCKQLNLKSGSVSGFSTEEAPGQDNYKHVREDSMDFSPASCPHDSTKASDLMGKSDESSIVGLGGSNVLRCYPQSHFTPPTVVHVVRPNEVEEKRKDLPIVMMEQEIMEAINGHSTVIICGETGCGKTTQVPQFLYEAGFGSNQSVARGGIIGVTQPRRVAVLATARRVAYELGLHLGKEVGFQVRHDKRIGDNCTIKFMTDGILLREAQNDFLLKRYSVIILDEAHERSVNTDILIGMLCRAIPLRQKIYEDQQQMLLSGQSINPENMVFPLKLVLMSATMRVEDFVSGRRLFHNPPVIEVPTRQYPVTIHFSKRTEIVDYIGQAYKKVLSIHKRLPQGGILVFVTGQREVEFLCQKLRKASKKLIANTAEGNIGCEASTTFEMNSTEEINMKDINEAFEIQGDSSNQQSERFSSNEKELPYSNEDESDVSYDSETESELEIVGDDGNSGDQSIAENDGNLLGVLGEEGSLTSLKAAFEALAGKTASDPNSEEKQIPFMPEELLEQSNHFVVKNNGGNKGVSLGALRVLPLYAMLPAAAQLQVFEGVKEGERLVVVATNVAETSLTIPGIKYVVDTGREKVKNYNPSNGMETYEIQWISKASAAQRAGRAGRTGPGHCYRLYSSAVFNNIFPDFSCAEISKVPVDSIVLVLKSMSINKVANFPFPTPPDSTALIEAEKCLKTLEALDDNGRLTALGKAMAHFPMSPRHSRMLLTVIQIMRKVKIYARANLVLGYAVAAAAALSMTNPFLVEFGGSNDNSSGLEKDGTSDSLGNEKNLDKREKLRRKKLKEKAKLSRVKFSNPTSDALTIAYALQCFELCNNPVEFCSENALHLKTMEEMSKLRKQLLQLVFNQNVNHGYDQEFSWMHGTVGDVEQAWRVSFSKNPLLLNEEELLGQAICAGWADRVAKRVRAYSKSSEGDRKVNSVRYEASGVKENVFLHRWSSIANSAPEFLVYSELLNTKRPYIHGATSVKSEWLVKYARSLCSVSTVEDPKPFYDPQTDQTYCWTSPTFTPCLWQLPLYSVPVSNDVERVRVFAYALLEGHVLPCFRSVRKFMAARPSIILDREAVGGRRVGDLLFRLQNKSIDSCAMLSEVWKENPDELHAEILHWFKKSFHNNFGTLWSQMHVEVQLGPYERFPKKVKKDKGNKHFV from the exons ATGCAGAGAGACAAAATGGAAGTGCATATGGAAAATTCATG TTTGGAAGGTGATAGCAATGTATTGGTCTTGCCTGCAAAGAAACGGAGCAAAAGGAAAAGCATGAATCAG aaGAATGAAGCGGTCGAAAGAAAGAACAACCCCAAGTTAAGCAAATCTCAGGAAAGAAAGTTGATGAAATTGGAG gagaaagagaaagcattTTTACTAGCACATAGCATTGAGACCTTGGA GAAATACAAAATACCAGAGGATGCTTTTTCACTTCTGCGATCATCAAGGAATATAAGTCGA GTTGAAACTGTGAAAGAAAAACGCAGGATGGCAGTACAATTTTCCAAGGCAGGTCTCGAAGTTTCACATAGTGATCAATTTTTCAAAACTTGTTTTGATGGTGCTTCATACGAGACTGAAGATGAGTCAAAAAGCATCAGTGAGCATAGGAATGACCATGTGCAGCCAATGGTAACAGAAACAGAAGTtgatgcatctcattcattgGTTATCTCTCAAGAGTTAGGTAGTTGCAAGCAACTAAACTTAAAAAGTGGATCTGTTTCTGGCTTCTCAACTGAAGAAGCTCCTGGTCAGGATAACTATAAGCATGTTCGGGAAGACTCTATGGATTTTTCACCAGCATCATGTCCTCATGATAGCACGAAAGCCTCCGACTTAATG GGCAAGTCAGATGAGAGCTCAATCGTAGGTTTGGGTGGGAGCAATGTCCTGAGATGTTATCCTCAAAGTCATTTTACGCCTCCAACTGTGGTGCATGTTGTAAGGCCAAATGAGGTAGAAGAGAAAAGGAAGGATCTTCCAATTGTTATGATGGAACAAGAGATAATGGAAGCTATCAATGGGCACTCCACTGTTATTATCTGTGGAGAAACAGGGTGTGGAAAAACTACTCAAGTTCCTCAG TTCCTTTATGAAGCAGGCTTTGGTTCTAACCAGTCTGTTGCCCGAGGTGGTATTATTGGAGTTACTCAACCACGTCGTGTTGCTGTCCTTGCCACAGCTAGGCGTGTGGCATATGAACTTGGTCTTCATCTTGGTAAGGAGGTCGGCTTTCAAGTAAGGCATGACAAGAGGATTGGAGACAATTGTACAATCAAATTTATGACCGATGGAATTTTACTGCGAGAAGCTCAG aatgattttttattgaaaCGATACTCTGTTATAATCCTTGATGAGGCTCATGAGAGAAGTGTGAACACTGATATACTCATTGGAATGCTTTGCCGTGCCATTCCACTCCGGCAG AAAATATATGAGGACCAGCAACAGATGTTGCTTTCTGGCCAAAGCATTAACCCTGAAAATATGGTATTTCCACTCAAACTTGTTCTGATGAGTGCTACCATGCGAGTGGAAGATTTTGTTTCTGGAAGAAGGTTATTTCATAATCCTCCTGTTATTGAAGTTCCCACCAGACAATATCCGGTAACTATACATTTTTCAAAGAGGACAGAAATTGTGGATTATATCGGCCAGGCCTATAAAAAGGTTTTGTCAATCCACAAGAGGTTGCCACAAGGAGGCATACTTGTCTTTGTCACAGGGCAGAGAGAGGTGGAGTTCTTGTGCCAGAAATTACGTAAAGCTTCAAAGAAACTGATTGCTAATACTGCTGAAGGAAATATAGGGTGTGAGGCCTCTACTACATTTGAAATGAATTCTACTGAGGAAATTAACATGAAAGACATCAATGAGGCCTTTGAGATTCAGGGTGACTCAAGTAACCAGCAAAGTGAGAGATTTAGCTCCAATGAGAAAGAGTTGCCATATTCTAATGAGGATGAATCAGACGTCTCTTATGATTCAGAAACAGAGAGTGAACTAGAAATTGTTGGTGATGATGGAAATTCAGGGGACCAGAGCATTGCAGAAAATGATGGTAACCTTTTAGGTGTTTTAGGTGAGGAGGGGAGTCTTACATCGTTGAAGGCTGCTTTTGAAGCGTTGGCTGGAAAGACTGCATCAGACCCTAATTCTGAGGAAAAACAGATTCCTTTTATGCCAGAAGAACTCTTAGAGCAATCAAACCACTTTGTAGTGAAAAATAATGGAGGAAATAAAGGTGTCTCTCTTGGTGCTTTACGCGTTCTGCCTCTCTATGCCATGCTTCCAGCAGCTGCACAGCTTCAGGTATTTGAAGGGGTCAAGGAAGGCGAGCGACTTGTTGTTGTTGCGACTAATGTTGCTGAAACGTCTTTAACTATCCCAGGCATAAAGTATGTTGTTGATACTGGAAGGGAAAAGGTGAAGAACTATAACCCCTCTAATGGCATGGAAACATATGAGATACAGTGGATAAGCAAGGCTTCGGCTGCTCAACGTGCAGGAAGAGCTGGGAGAACTGGGCCGGGTCACTGTTACCGCCTTTATTCATCAGCAGTTTTTAATAACATATTTCCTGACTTCTCTTGTGCTGAAATCTCTAAAGTGCCTGTTGACAGCATTGTTCTTGTCCTGAAGTCCATGAGTATTAATAAG GTTGCAAATTTCCCATTTCCAACTCCTCCAGATTCCACTGCCTTGATAGAAGCAGAGAAATGCTTGAAGACTCTTGAAGCGCTGGATGACAATGGAAGATTGACAGCCCTTGGGAAGGCCATGGCTCATTTTCCCATGAGTCCTCGCCACTCTAGGATGCTTCTTACTGTTATCCAAATCATGAGGAAGGTGAAAATTTATGCTAGAGCGAATCTGGTCCTGGGATATGCAGTTGCAGCTGCTGCAGCATTGAGCATGACTAATCCTTTTCTGGTGGAGTTTGGAGGAAGTAATGATAATAGCAGTGGCTTGGAGAAGGATGGGACATCTGACAGCCTAGGCAATGAGAAAAACTTGGACAAGCGGGAAAAATTAAGGAGAAAGAAACTTAAAGAAAAGGCTAAATTATCTCGTGTAAAATTTTCTAACCCTACCAGTGATGCTCTGACTATTGCTTATGCATTGCAGTGTTTTGAACTTTGTAATAACCCAGTTGAATTTTGCTCTGAAAATGCCCTACACCTTAAAACCATGGAAGAAATGTCCAAGCTAAGAAAGCAGCTTCTTCAACTAGTCTTTAATCAAAATGTTAATCACGGCTATGATCAGGAGTTCTCGTGGATGCATGGAACTGTGGGGGATGTGGAACAGGCTTGGAGGGTGTCCTTCAGTAAGAACCCTCTTTTACTCAATGAGGAAGAACTCTTGGGACAAGCTATCTGCGCTGGCTGGGCTGACAGAGTTGCCAAACGAGTCAGAGCATATTCAAAGTCATCTGAAGGAGATAGAAAAGTAAATTCAGTTCGGTATGAAGCCAGTGGTGTTAAAGAAAATGTATTCCTCCATCGCTGGTCATCTATTGCAAATTCAGCTCCCGAGTTTTTGGTGTACAGTGAATTGCTGAATACAAAACGACCATATATTCATGGAGCAACAAGTGTGAAATCAGAATGGCTTGTTAAATATGCAAGGTCTTTGTGCAGTGTTTCTACTGTTGAGGACCCCAAACCTTTTTACGACCCTCAAACTGACCAAACATATTGTTGGACTAGTCCAACTTTTACGCCTTGTCTGTGGCAGCTTCCACTGTACAGTGTGCCGGTTAGCAATGATGTAGAACGTGTGAGGGTATTTGCTTATGCTTTGCTTGAAGGCCATGTTTTGCCCTGCTTTAGATCTGTACGGAAGTTCATGGCAGCCCGTCCTAGTATCATTTTGGACAGAGAAGCCGTAGGTGGAAGGCGAGTTGGGGACCTTTTATTTAGGTTACAAAATAAGTCGATTGATAGTTGTGCCATGTTAAGCGAGGTATGGAAGGAGAATCCTGATGAACTGCATGCGGAAATTTTACACTGGTTTAAGAAGAGCTTTCATAATAATTTTGGAACACTTTGGTCACAAATGCATGTTGAAGTTCAATTAGGGCCTTATGAACGCTTTCCGAAGAAGGTGAAGAAGGACAAAGGGAACAAGCATTTTGTTTAG